The genome window CGAGCTCCCATGGGGAAGTCTGAGCCGCGAAGAGGCTGGAGTCAAGAAGGCCGAGTTCCAGAAGAGCAAGGAATTCGCGGAGCTTCCAGAGGTGTTCCACAAGATTGCCGAAGTGGTTATCGCCAAGGAATACTCGGTTGTCGAGGAGGAGGAATATGTCAAGTTGGCAGGGCTCACGGAGCAAATCTACAAGGAGCTCGGAGGTGTGACGGATCACGAGGAGAATATGGATTTCGAGCGGGAGCCGACGCCGGATGAGCTTCCACGTTTTGTGGCGTGCCGTGCCGATGAGATTCCGACGATCGCGGAGGAAGAGGAGCCGGCGGTTGAGGAAGAGAACTCGGAATAGggattgaaatttgaataaaatttaaatattgtgCGGAAAATAGGGTCAATTTTTGGGCTTTTTGCCGGaggatttttaaagtttcaagttaatttttcagcattttcaggCACTCTACCTTGAACATATTCTGAACTTCTGTCTGCACACTCGCATGCACATCACCTCGATTCTGTGCGGCCTTCTTCTGAATCTCGTCTTCGGCGATTCGTGTAACATCCATCCACCAAGTCTCGTTTTTGGCCCATCCGTCGACTTCTCTGTACGTTTTGATGTCCTCGATGAGATCCTCGTAGTCGTCGACTGATTTGCATGAAGCTGGAAGAGAAAATtgggttttctaggccaccacttTTGAAGTCCTCTCGGacacaattttaaagttttatatactttttttttaggattttgaaagtgaaaaaaacgcTTCTTCAACTGGAAAAAGTAACTTTTTGTAAGTAACTtctcctctcggacaattcttggaattttaaattttttttccaatttttttctgaaaaaagcgtgtaaattttctaaaaattgatgtgAATTGGactttttcgattaaaaatctcagaatacgcaaaatttcagaattttagggctttttggcaggaaaaaattgggatttttgccgaatttcagagttttaaatatactttttagtactttcgaggaaaaaaatgattcttaaactgaaaaagtggtttaattttgaaaaatatgaattttgactcctctcggacaaaattttgctgaattttagagttttcagggaaaaaccgacaaaaatgaatttttaaaagaaaattaaatagttttttcttggaaaattaatttccgcTACTTAATATGAAttttgtactcctctcggacaaaaTCTTGAagaatttcggcaaaaatcgagaaaaaccagtttttttctggaaaaaaatcgagtaaatttttaaaatatggcGTCATcaagttttctaggccaccgtgtactcctctcggacaaaaTATTGAGGAACTTcagcaaaaatcgaaaaatcctgttttttcaggttttttctggaaaaaatcgagtaaatgtttaaaatatgaCGTCATCAAGTTTTCCAGGCCaccgtgtactcctctcggacaaaaTATTGGggaatttcggcaaaaatcctgtgtttttcagttatttcagGAATAAGTTGGGCTtgtgttgaaaaaatcgattttttttccaaattttcacgattttcagTAGATCATCTCTCTACCTTTAAGGTATTCCATGGGATTTTCGAGCTCAAAATCGGGAATTTTCGCCGTATGTGGATTCTCGTCGGCAAATCTCGCATATCTCGACAGCAAATCGATCGCCTTGGCTCGGCCCTGATCGATACGAATCCGAGTTCGCTCCTTGATCTGATCCATTTGAAATTCGCGCTCTTTTGTGTCGGAAATTTGTCCGGCACGGAGATCCGCGTCACGTTTCATCATTTCCATGTCTTCCTTGGCGGCGGCTCGCGAATCACGTATACGCTTGAATTCGGCGGCTTCGTGCAGGTTTTTTCGGATCCGTTGGCTTGTTCTGGAAAACcgatcgtttttttttcaattttaaggtcaaaaatcgaattttttgacacttttcttcgattttctaCCAAAAACTCACTGTTTAGTGATCTCATCCTGTGTCAGACCACTTTTTCCCTCTCTTTCCAACTTTTTGCCCCAGACAAACGTCTGGGTGAGCTTTGTGTCGTTGAATGGATTATTAAGATTCGTATAATTGAGCTCTGGCGGAATCAGCGTGTCCTCTGCGTCGGCATCCTTTCGTTTCGCGTCTTTTCGCATCTTTTTCTCCATTCGACGGGCTCGTTTCTCCTCGGCCGACtcgtttttcttcatttcttcctTTTGACGGCGtttctcatcttttttcaGCGATCTTTGCTCGGCAAGCCGCTTCTGAAGCCGCTCTTCGTCAGAATCGGACGTTGAAGGCGATCTCTCTCGtcttctgcatttttttcgatgattttcgtgaattttatGATGATTAATTGACTTACCGTTCTTTTTTATGCTTTTTGGAATCTTTTCCCATAGTGAACACGTGAAATTTGAAGAGAAATCGACAGAAAACACGAAAACAGTATTTTCGAAAGGAAGAATTTGCTGCAAAATGTGATGCCGTGTctgcaaacaccgtcacgtCAGAATGCAGACTCAGTGCAAATAGGAATTTCCTAGGAAATTCTatgagacccgaagaactcgggggatgtccaattggggggattaccaactcgggggattggccccgcccacagaaccgtggcttgcaatacgcccatttttgcaactgccgcacggttttaaaattattttttcttgttaattctcgctctattgagaaaaatacagttttaaaaccgtgcggcagttgcagaaatgggcgtattgcaagccacggttctgtgggcggggccaatcccccgagttggtaatccccccaattggacatcccccgagttcttcgggtctcaaTTCTATTGTAAATAATTATTGTAtttcataaacttttgaatacttttcaGAACTAAAGAGTCGAGAGAGTGGACTAGGATAATGCTGAAGACaagtttataaatttaaaaaattaaaaatcttgaaagattacaaaaaaaagagcagggaatgattatgaaaaatataaaacggatcaattaaaaaaaaaaaacaaaatgtactCACAAAACAATATTAACCGGTGGTGAGAGAAAGGAGATCGGGCGGGAAGTGGTATTACattacaattagaaaaaagaaaaaggagaaatagaaatattaagtattataaaattgaaaaaaaataacaaaaaggGGCAGAAATCggattaaattataaaaatattaacagGTGGTGTCGAAGAGGAGAGAGCGGGCCGGCGGTGGTAGAATCCTGGTGCCGCTGCTCGCAATACACCGTAGAGCCTTCAATCCAGCCGCTGACAAtgcataaaatttcaaaacttagacttttaattttctgtaatttattACCTTTTTCACCATTTCGAGCTTGAGAGCTTGCTCGAGATAGCTCTTGACGACAGGCTCAAAAAAACCACTGATCATTGTGGCAGGCGCGAAAATGTTCTTCCAATCATCCAATTTGATGTGGGTGGCGATTTTTCCGGCCGATTCCGCACTCTTAACTGAAAAGTTAACGATTTTCGCGGAGAAGGAGTTCTGAAGCGGCATTATTCTGTACTCGACATCATCGAAATCGTCAACTCTGAAATATCGGTattgtttaaattaaatagattttctaataaaaaatattcacgTCTCAAAAAATCCGTACCCAAtcatctttaatttttctttgagcTCCCGATGATTTCCAGCTTCTGGTCGGCATACACCCAAGTTGAATTCCTTCGCTGAATTCGTTGCTCGCTTATTCGGAGCTTCGACCGGCTCCTGGTTTTCCACTTCTTCAAAACCGAAGTCCTCTGCGTCAGCATCCTTTCGTTTCGCGTCTTTTCCGGGCTCG of Caenorhabditis elegans chromosome II contains these proteins:
- the W03H9.2 gene encoding RRM domain-containing protein (Confirmed by transcript evidence); its protein translation is MENGVRSRRRRSSSRQRRNEPGKDAKRKDADAEDFGFEEVENQEPVEAPNKRATNSAKEFNLGVCRPEAGNHRELKEKLKMIGVDDFDDVEYRIMPLQNSFSAKIVNFSVKSAESAGKIATHIKLDDWKNIFAPATMISGFFEPVVKSYLEQALKLEMVKKRLD